In the genome of Arabidopsis thaliana chromosome 4, partial sequence, the window GAGAACCCACAGGGACAACAGCAGGAACAACAGCTATTCCAGCAGTGCTGCAACGAGCTTCGCCAGGAAGAGCCAGATTGTGTTTGCCCCACCTTGAAACAAGCTGCCAAGGCCGTTAGACTCCAGGGACAGCACCAACCAATGCAAGTCAGGAAAATTTACCAGACAGCCAAGCACTTGCCCAACGTTTGCGACATCCCGCAAGTTGATGTTTGTCCCTTCAACATCCCTTCATTCCCTTCTTTCTACTAAATCTCAAACAAACCCTCAAAGCGTATGAGAGTGTGGTTGTTGATATATACATGTTGACACTTGACACATACCACACCTCATCGTGTGTTTTATGATAAATGTAAGCTTTTGGATGTTTGAGGGTAATGTAAGCACTACTTAATAAATaagagttttgtttatattttttttgtttgttacattgcTGCTCTCTAAAAAGTCATGACGCTTACATAAAAATAACTTTACTCCAGTGAACTGGAAAAATTATAGAGTACCGCTCCACCTCCACGGAAAGATCATAGACTAGTACTACCCAGAGATATAAATCGTAATTAAGACTTCAAATGCGTAGAGACAAATGGAATTATGACTTGGCAATTTGAtctttcttgatatttttaacaaatggTTTACGTATGtctttatcaaacaaaaaaaagtaataaatgtGTTTAATTATTGAGTTGTGGCTAATAgcacaattttaaaaaactgatgtccaattttttcttttaaaaaaagctATAACGAAGCATGTAAAAATGAacacttaaaaaataaaagtttcattTACGAATCATGTACAATTGTGGATTTGAGATTAAGAATCCATCTGAGAATAGTATAccatttgtgatttgtttatGAATGGTATGACACCATAAACGACTATACTACAGTTTGAGATTCACTGATCACTCATagatttttgaataattcatttgaaaatgatttgagattttttttttaagtgaaattttagttattttgaattgtttttttttcttgtaaaaggGGTATAATCCATATTGAAATTCGACCGATACTCAGTCGATAGCCTCTTCACCGAATTTGCTAATGGACCTTAGCCAAGCCggagttaaaaaaatttaccggataaaaattgaaccaaagaGAGAACAAACTGAGACAATGCCCGAAATATATTACTAGACATTCGCACCGCATGTTACAAATTAAACGGACATCGAAAACTACTACATACATACTCAAccttttttataaacttttatagCCATTTTTTGCCAATTTATCTATAACGTAATACTATGCATTCCCtcatttacatattttttaacattGTTCAAAGGGTTGTGTGCCCCGTGTTAATATAGAGTCATTTTCTAACATCTACAATTCAGATTAAGCTCCCAAACATATGTTCCAATTGCAATATACCACCAAATTAAAAGATTGACTCTCACATACCCCATTAATTGAAACCAAATGAACAAAAACGTTCATAAGATATTAAGATGTCACGTCAGAACATGATCTACAAATGACACATAACATGCAGACGCGGAGACGCGGAGGGCCGGTGTTGTTCGTCACTTGTCACTCTCTTCCAACACCTAATCCAGACAACAACCTAAGATCTTCACTCTCGCACACACACGACACATGCATTCTTACACGTGATCGCCATGCAATCTCCTTTCTCACCTATAAAACTAACTCTTCACTTCACTCTTTACTCAAACCAAAACTCATCATCACAAACGAGTAAgaatacaaacacaaatagCAAAAAAATGGCAAACAAGCTCTTCCTCGTCTGCGCAACTTTCGCCCTCTGCTTCCTCCTCACCAACGCTTCCATCTACCGCACTGTTGTCGAGTTCGACGAAGATGACGCCAGCAACCCCATGGGCCCAAGACAGAAATGTCAGAAGGAGTTTCAGCAATCACAGCACCTAAGAGCTTGCCAGAAATTGATGCGCATGCAAATGAGGCAAGGCCGTGGTGGTGGTCCCTCCCTCGACGATGAGTTCGATTTGGAAGACGACATCGAGAACCCACAAGGCCCCCAGCAGGGACACCAGATCCTCCAGCAGTGCTGCAGCGAGCTTCGCCAGGAAGAGCCAGTTTGTGTTTGCCCCACCTTGAGACAAGCTGCCAGGGCCGTTAGCCTCCAGGGACAACACGGACCATTCCAATCCAGGAAAATTTACAAGACAGCTAAGTACTTGCCTAACATTTGCAAGATCCAGCAAGTTGGTGAATGCCCCTTCCAGACCACCATCCCTTTCTTCCCTCCTTACTAATAGattccaaacaaaaaccctCGAGCGTATGAGAGTGTGGTTGTTGATACATGTTAACACCACACCTCATCGTGTCTTTTATGAAAATGTAAGTTTTGGATGTTTGAGGCTAAATGTATTTAGCACAAGTCCTTAATAAATaagagttttgtttatgtttcattttcattggCATATGCTCTCTCTAGGTTGTCCGTAATATTAGTTTACAAGAAAATCTCCCAAATAAATTTACAGGTTAAGCAAATTAGCAATTAAAAACTGCTCTATGACTGTCCTCCTCTAacaaatcaattatatttttctcacaaCCGAAGACATGGTGAAGATAAATTTGCGAGTCTAACAGACGGTGTGTTTTCATTCAAGATGATAGATTTGCAACTAGTTCTATATCATCTGATCAACTATCAAGTATTAAACATTTATCCATATGATATAATCAAGGAACACAACACCATggataaaacacaaaaccaaagcaCAGATCCAATTAGTGACCCAACACGAAGAAAATTTATTCGCTATGAGAATGAAGCATTATGCATGTGTGAATTTACGCCATAGTCTAGTTACCACCGCCCCACCGCATGCGTGTTAATATCTATTTTTTGGGCTCAAGAAATTGCACGGCATCAAGTGGAAGAGACATgccaaattttaattttaaattagatGATCCATTGGAAGCGAAGTTCAAAAACGAAATTTTACATTACATGATCGGTTTGATCGATAGTCGCTTACAATTGTGGTAAAAAAGTGCTAGCCATTTTGGCCAAGAGTGTAAAACGTACCGATCAAAtgtctttataaaaaaaacgtGTTGATGTTGTTCTGTGAATACAATTAGTTCTGGTTAACAGCTGGTCGACCATTTTCTGATGAGAATTTATGTAAGGCCATTGCTCTGGTGTTGAGAAGGTTTAGTTTGGTTCAAGCTAACCGTGGTTAGAAAGTTAGAATATAATGTGTTTCTTGATCAGTGATATCGATCGGATTTGTATTATTCATATTGTTTACTCTTTGAGTAATTCATAGTggtaactctttttttttttttttttttttcatattggTAACTctttgaaatgaaaaacataGCTAAGAATTGCTAGCTTTGATTTAGTCGAGACGTACGAACTctcgattttggtttttgatttgttggtgTAAAACTCTCGATATTCATAACTCGTAAGATTTTGTACGTATCATCTTCTTATTCTCTTCATCGCtctgttttcaattttatgtCAAAACATGGTTTTGGTAATTTCTTTTACTCCTACTTCACGGTTtgagttataatttttttggtaaaccCTTAACCACGAGTTTTGATGTATTTTGACACCTCTAATTATGTGTGTATACGTACACATATAATTCGGTATTTTCTTAACATATATATCCCTCATAAAAATTTCTTACATGCATTGTTCGTGAGTGACccgttaatatatatattgatagatactcttataaaattatattctaaaTTTCAGATTAAGCTGGCACAACTATATTTCCAACATCACTAGCTACCATCAAAAGATTGACTTCTCATCTTACTCGATTGAAACCAAATTAACATAgggtttttatttaaataaaagtttaaccttctttttaaaaaattgttcataGTGTCATGTCAGAACAAGAGCTACAAATCACACATAGCATGCATAAGCGGAGCTATGATGAGTGGTATTGTTTTGTTCGTCACTTGTCACTCTTTTCCAACACATAATCCCGACAACAACGTAAGagcatctctctctctccacaCACACTCATGCATGCATGCATTCTTACACGTGATTGCCATGCAAATCTCCTTTCTCACCTATAAATACAAACCAACCCTTCACTACACTCTTCactcaaaccaaaacaagaaaacatacaCAAATAGCAAAACATGGCTAACAAGCTCTTCCTCGTCTGCGCAACTCTCGCCCTCTGCTTCCTCCTCACCAACGCTTCCATCTACCGCACCGTTGTCGAATTCGAAGAAGATGACGCCAGCAACCCCGTAGGTCCAAGACAGAGATGCCAGAAGGAGTTTCAGCAATCACAACACCTAAGAGCTTGCCAGAGATGGATGAGCAAGCAAATGAGGCAAGGACGTGGTGGTGGTCCTTCCCTCGACGATGAGTTCGATTTCGAGGGCCCCCAGCAGGGATACCAGCTACTCCAGCAGTGCTGCAACGAGCTTCGCCAGGAAGAGCCAGTTTGCGTTTGCCCCACCTTGAAACAAGCTGCCAGGGCAGTTAGCCTCCAGGGACAGCACGGACCATTCCAATCCAGGAAAATTTACCAGTCAGCTAAGTACTTGCCTAACATTTGCAAGATCCAGCAAGTTGGTGAATGTCCCTTCCAGACCACCATCCCTTTCTTCCCTCCTTACTACTAGAGTCCAAGCCCGGCCTAGCACGATGATCATGAGTGTTGCTATTGATGTATGTTAATACTATACACAGTCATCGTGTGTGTTTTATAAAACTGTAAGCTTAGGATGTTTGAGGCTAATGTAATTAGCACTACACCGTAATAAATGAGAGGTTTActttatgttttaataatGTTCTTACCCTTGCTGCTCTCTAAACTGTAATGGCGTACGGTTAGCTAAACTAAAGTAAAAATCGATTCGCTTGAGTAAAATTAGTGACCGGGAAAGATCATCGACTACTACTGCTCAGAGATGTAATCGGTAATTAAGACTTCAAGCtcaataattaattaggaGTAAATCTGGCTTCGAATTTTTAAATTGTCAACTTCCAAAGAAGGATTGGCAAGACTCAATCTCAATTGCCCAACAAACATATGGCTCTTTACAAATTTGGAATCTCTTTTTGATGGCAAGAACGTCGTAATTCCTCTGTCGATCTCATGTAATTACCAAACTCATCTACTTATTACTTTCTTTATATGCACTTACTGATGCTGCCTTCCTATGAAACCACTAACTGGTGTCTCCTATTTACGAAAACGCCTCTATGATTAGTAGAATAttcaaaccgaaccaaaaaaGTCAGGCTGATCCGGACACATATGATCAAAATAACTTTTGGTTatatagaattttattttcttttactatatcagattaaaaccaaaaccaaattaaaccaGACAATACTTCAGGAGAAGtcataagaaatatatatttttgttcaaagggttttgaagtaaaaaaaaaaaaaaaattatgaagaaaCAATATTGAATATTGATTGACATATGGCGGGAGTGATTTGGaaaagtttttcttgttcatccAAAATAAAGATTGTAGTATCACCTTGAAGTAATTATAATGATGACTATGTATATCACATTTAGACTATGTATACTAATTTATGCTAATAAAAGATTACCACAAATTAGAGTTATTTGggaaattttgttcttttttggcTTTAATTTCATGTATTATATGATAGacaacattaatataatttcATGTTGTTCACGACTTGTCACTCCTCCAATTTGAGTTTCGAACACCTAATCGCGACAACAACCTTAtagcttctctctctcgcaCAACACACAATCACATGCATGCAatgtcttaaaaaaaaaaaattgtgcaTGCATTCTAACACGTGATCTCCATGCAAAACTCCTTTCTTGTCCATAAATACCCATAACCCCTTCACTACACTCTtcactcaaacaaaaaacatacaCAAGTAATTAACTAACAACAAATGGCGAACAAGCTCTTCCTCGTCTGCGCAGCTCTCGCCCTGTGTTTCATCCTCACCAACGCTTCCGTCTATCGCACCGTTGTCGAGTTCGACGAAGATGACGCCAGTAACCCCATAGGCCCAATACAGAAATGTCAGAAGGAGTTTCAGCAAGACCAGCACCTAAGAGCTTGCCAGAGATGGATGCGCAAGCAAATGTGGCAAGGACGTGGTGGTGGTCCTTCCCTCGACGATGAGTTCGATATGGAAGACGACATCGAGAACCCGCAGAGACGACAGCTACTCCAGAAGTGCTGCAGCGAGCTTCGCCAAGAAGAGCCAGTTTGCGTTTGCCCCACCTTGAGACAAGCTGCCAAGGCCGTTAGATTCCAGGGACAGCAACACCAACCAGAGCAAGTCAGGAAAATTTACCAGGCAGCTAAGTACTTGCCTAACATTTGCAAAATCCAGCAAGTTGGTGTTTGCCCCTTCCAGATCCCTTCAATCCCTTCTTACTACTAAATTCCAGAGAAGTGTGAGCGTGTGGTTGTTGATATATGTTAACACCACATCTCGCCttgtgtttttataaaaaaataagctTTGGGATGTTTGAGGCTAATGTAATAATTAGCACTACAACGTAATAAATAAGAGaggtttgtttatgttttgtattcatttattttgctGTACTAGTGTTCCTAAAAAGTGATAACGGCtagattaaaaaagaaaatcgaTTCGAAATGtaggataaaataaaaaaaaattagtcaatttaaaaattgatgactttttgattttttctttcttaaatgcgcaaaaaaaaaaaacttaaacaaacaaaaaatcaggAAATATGATCCATGTGTAATCAAGACTTCAAGCTcgatattaaaatttaaaactcatCCAATTGCCAAACGAATATATCTTTTGATGGCTACGGGCTACCACCTACCTGTCGATCTCATGTAACTACTAGATTCCGGCAACCActtacttatatatttttttccttatgcAACTACTCACTGAATTTTCCCTTCTTGTTAGACCTAAATTCATTATGGTTAGTAGAATTAATTATTCATTCAGAACAAAATGAGTGATAATACATGCTTAAAATTCAGTGTTAGATTTATTGTTGTCTTCATATATTCTTTCTGTTTGTGATGATATTTGTTGATGCATGTTATTGTGCTAATAGCTGCAATGCTCAAATAGCCGTGATAAAGATTAATGAAATGATGCGGTTAATGGTCTCAGAACATTATGATTTTCCAGCACACAAATCTTCTGATCCAAGACAAGAGTAGAAGATAACAGAACCTTGAAACTATTACAAGCTATATACAGATTTAGTACCAACATCAAGTAGTGCCCACATTCGGGTATAAACATAACTTTATTTCTTTGGCTTCAGTGGAGAAAATTCTCATCCAAGGCTCAAGCGATAATCTAACGGCCTGGCGTTAACATGACGGTGTGCAGTTCCAATCTCACAAGCATTCACTCTTGCTGCAAACCTGAGGGAGCACAGAGACTCACCGGTTGAGGAAGGTTCTGGTGTGATGTTCACAAACATTAGCGTCTTCGAGTCACCACCTAAACAGGGCTGATCATAGAATTCCACAAAGTTTTATCACAACACAGAATCTTTTAGGTTCTGTTTAAACGATGATTTTAAATGCTTACCTGAAGAAGATAAGTGAGCTTTGAGTTTCTGAAAGGAACGTGATCTTCTTTCTTCGCTAAGGCAAATATGACATCGCCTAGAGACGATAAGCTTTTGTTGATTGCCTTtcagtaagaagaagaaaatcattaaGCCAATATTAAATCTCTTGTGTCTCTAAAAATGTGTTTACTAAGATTCGCAGACATTACTTGAGTTTCTTTCAGTCTATCGCCAGTTGATCCGCTCTTTGACAAACGCTCACTACCCGCAAGATCAATCAGGTTCAAGACACCTTGTACTTGTTGCTCTGTGCTCtgtaaataaaagataaaccCCAGTGTTGGTTTAGCAGAAACAAACAGCGGACTAtcaaatgttgttgttgcagtaAGAAACCCGATTAGTACCTCGTTGAATCCAGAGATCTTCAATGTGAAAACGAAATGGCTTCTAGAAGATTGCTCGTTCATTGCGGTCTTCCCTACTGACCTGAAAAAAAGTAAGACAGTTAATTCATTAGCAGCTTCCAGTTTCTTTAAAAGAGGAATCATTGCGAATCTTCAAAACAGATACTTGCCTGTTTCGAGCTGCGTGGTCTAAGAGGAACGAAACCTGTTTCGAGCTTCGAACATCTACAACAGTAAGTTCCACAACATGTGTATTCCCACTAGCATCATGTTTGATTGCATATTTCTGCGGAGAAACGCCATTGTCTGCTCTCACAGCTTCCTTGTTTGTTGACAAGAGATCCCTAATCGTTTCGTTGTATATTTCTAACATAGACACCTACAACATATAGACCAGCCAATAAATACTATATGAATGCATCATCTATTTGTAAGTCTTTATAAGGTTTGTTACCTGCAACTCATACTTCCAACCCTGTGATCGAAGAGACTGCCTTGTTTGAAATATTTGCTCCAAACATCGAGGAATCAGTCCTTTTTCATCCGGGTTTCCTGGCCTACCCATCATTGTATAAGTTTTTCCAGATCCTGTTTGTCCATATGCGAAAATGCAAACCTGAAAATTGTGTAATAGAACCTTTAGTCCAAGAAGGTACAGTGAAACATAACATTATTCATCATTCATGTGCTTTTATTGACCAGTTAGACAGTTTTACCAAAATACACTCTGAAAATTTGAGGAATCGAATAATGAAGACATAAGTAAACAGGGAGTTAAACTAAGCTAAAGCAGATAGTACCTTGTAACCATCAAGAGCGCTCTGGACAAGTTGAGAAATCTCTACAAAAACATCTTCTTGTGATGCACTTGGCACAAAAACCTTATCAAATGTGAAACAATGCGATTGTCCTGGCAAGAGCAAAGAACAATaagtctctttcttttttcgcAAAGAACGATACTTTTTCTGAAGATTTGTTCATACCATTTTGCAACAAGTCAATGCCCCGACCAAGTGCTTCTAGAGATGTAGGGTAGGATATAGTTTTGGCCTCCTCACTAGAATTCTCTCCTGATAATAGAGGTCTCACCCTACAGAATACACGGATGTTTCCCTTCAGTTCCTGCAACATTTCAATGCTTCAGTATCGGCCAAGCAGCTCGCTCAAAATTTCACAAGGGAAATGGACACCAAATGACAAATCTTAACCTGTATGGTATTGTGCAACTTCTTCCGTAGTTTTTCTCCTTCGATGAGTTTAAGTTCCGCTTCTTCTAAGCGACCTTTCAGCTCCATAATGCTTTCCTTTTGCTCTTCAAACTCGTTCATTTTCTCAAAAGTAGATAAATCAGCCACCTAATCATAATAAATAAGCGACAAGAATTTAGAGATTTTCATATACATTTTCGTTTCTATATGTAAAACTCAAGAATGTGATGAGACCTGCAGTTTTCTCTCAGAAGCTACTAATTGATCCTGCAACTCTTCTATCTCCTTATTTTGAACAGAACACTTACTCTGGACAAAACGATAACACTatcttaagaaacaaaaaatctctatggagatttttaagaagaaaacacaggAGTGCATCAAGAATGAAAATAAACCTCAAGCTCATTTATGGTGTCTTTGAAGTCATTTTGCTTGGTTGCTTCTGCTTGCAGAGTTTCAATTTCCGTTATATGGCGGTCACGGTCATCTTTGACCTGTTGAATCTCAACCTTGAGACTTACAATTTCATTCACCAATTCATCTTTTTGCTTCATGACATCATCTTGTGACACCTAATGAAAACAAGACACAGGTCATACCCTGATCTAAACAAAAGTTTACTCTCATTGATTAAGAACGCAGAATCAAATCACCTTCGAGGCAGCAAGCTGATCCTGTAGTGCTTTAAACTGACCCTTTAAGTTGCCAATGCTTTCTACAATGCCAGTCCGTTCTTTCTCTCCTCGCTTTATATTTTCATGAGCTTCGTCGAGATCACCTTGAAGTTTGCTATTGTACAACTGTAAGCTCGAGTTATACTCTTGCAAGAGTTTGTACATGTCATTGACAGCTTGAAtctgaaacaaacaaaaaaacaggaTGTCAGTCAAAGCTAAACATTTCCTTTACGGATCTTTCTGACTTTCTCACCCTCTGGTTAGCTGTTTGAAGCTCTCCTTGCGTCTTTGCTAGCTCTTCTGTAATGGCAGCTTGCAAACTTTCAACAGCAAttcttgcttctctctcttttccaaGAGATTCATTTGCAGCCTTACACAAAAGAATACCAAGTTTAGAAAACCgcagaaaatgaaacatacTTATAACTGAAACTAGCAGTTCTCTTACcaatttctctgtttgttcTTTGGCAAGTTGCACCTGAACAGATGCAAAGTTCTTCCTCAGTTCATCAATTACCATATTTAGCTCCTCTTCCTTTACTTTCAAATTAACCTCTGCAAACAAATGCATGCACAATATAAGTTCTTACAAAATCCCAAATGTTCATAAGAAGAAGcaacttttaaaaactcaaatttgtAACAAACTCACCCAAATCGGCGCAATGCTTCTCATTCATCTCCATAGCGTTCTTCAACTTCTCTTGCTCAAATGCATAATCTAACTCGAGTTCTTGAAACCATCTAATGCAAAGCCTAAGCCTTTTTACATAGTCCATCGTATTCTCACATCTCTCCTGCAAAGATAACCCATTTGATAGACTTGCTTATGTAAATTGCATGAAGTGAGAGATCTCGAATTCAGacaccaaaccaaacattaagaagataagaaaaaaaggaaagagagacCTTGTAATTGTACTTGCTCTTGTACTTGATTCGCTCATGAAGAAGAGTTTCAACATCTTCTCTGGTAAACTCAACAGGGCCACCATATTCAGATCCTTCATTACTGGTCAGATCTTTCACCGGAAAAGATGGCCGGATTCTTCCATTGTTCGTCATTTCCCCAACCATCTATTActtttttctcctctctcAAAAGAGTTAGCTGAAATTCTTCTCGTACCTAATTTACACACACTCTGGATTTGTCTCTTTCACCCCAATTATAAGCATAAAAAcctgcaaaaaaaatgatttttattttcttcttctcatcaaagatctttattttattaatgattcAATGGTGGCTTATATAAAGATTAAATCGAAAAGGATTGAAACCCGTGAATcattgggtttttttttctttcaattttcaaagaCAGTAAAGTTgttacaaagagaaaaaaaattaagcaaTGATTTGagctaaacaacaaaaacactaTCAgtgaggaaacaaaacataaaagactCAAACTTTGGGTGTGGCAATTTCATAGAGAAATCagtgagaaaagaagaaaacaccTCAGTATTATTATCTGGTTGTTTAGCTTTGAAATGGCGATATGTCTCTCCGTTGGGCTCTCCCGTCGCTCGCTACTTCtatttctgttgttttggttttgttcaagagagtgagagagatgaGTGTAGGGCCGTTGATTAGATCTCAAATTCGCCGAGCTAGTGCGATCCCATCCGttgctttttttatttcctttttttcagcaaataaattgaatttgtttgttgtacaTTTGTCAAATACAGTTTTactttgtttatatgtttgaaagcaatacaaatataaatttcatttacGTTACTGAAACGTACAAAAGTGAAACCATTTCTTCGAATAACTCGGATGAAGTCAAACGATCCCCttacttttttgtatttatgttttttttctgattctcATGTATTATAGCATTTAtttaagtttgaaaattttgctaattttaaattttaaaaatctatatctaaagaaaacaatagtaaGAGTTCCATATATCTTGAAATTCAGATGCGACTAAATAAATCTTGAATTTCAGATGTGAATATTACTGAACTTAACTAACTCATACACAACTTGTGTAGGCGACAACTACATTACTATATATCGATCGGTTTTGGATGAAGTATTTTAACgatttttatatcattaaatTATATGGAAATAAACTATAGCTAGTAGATTTTATTCTACGTAGTAGTTGAaaagttatctttttttgtcaaaagttGAAAAGTTATGTTGTCTAGTACCTACAACAAGAAGTTGTACTTTGTTATTCATGAGCATATGGAGTAATGTATAAAAAATTCTCCTCATAGCTTACATACACGCTGGTAATTTCAAAGATCAAATCATAAATGTGAACTATTTTTATAAGCTAATAAAGACTTCACGAGTAggccagaaaaaaaaataaaaataggtaAAGCATGTGTCGG includes:
- the SESA4 gene encoding seed storage albumin 4 (seed storage albumin 4 (SESA4); FUNCTIONS IN: lipid binding, nutrient reservoir activity; INVOLVED IN: lipid transport; LOCATED IN: endomembrane system; CONTAINS InterPro DOMAIN/s: Bifunctional trypsin/alpha-amylase inhibitor (InterPro:IPR013771), Bifunctional inhibitor/plant lipid transfer protein/seed storage (InterPro:IPR016140), Napin/ Bra allergen (InterPro:IPR000617), Plant lipid transfer protein/seed storage/trypsin-alpha amylase inhibitor (InterPro:IPR003612); BEST Arabidopsis thaliana protein match is: seed storage albumin 3 (TAIR:AT4G27160.1); Has 1807 Blast hits to 1807 proteins in 277 species: Archae - 0; Bacteria - 0; Metazoa - 736; Fungi - 347; Plants - 385; Viruses - 0; Other Eukaryotes - 339 (source: NCBI BLink).); this encodes MANKLFLVCAALALCFILTNASVYRTVVEFDEDDASNPIGPIQKCQKEFQQDQHLRACQRWMRKQMWQGRGGGPSLDDEFDMEDDIENPQRRQLLQKCCSELRQEEPVCVCPTLRQAAKAVRFQGQQHQPEQVRKIYQAAKYLPNICKIQQVGVCPFQIPSIPSYY
- the ATK2 gene encoding kinesin 2, with translation MVGEMTNNGRIRPSFPVKDLTSNEGSEYGGPVEFTREDVETLLHERIKYKSKYNYKERCENTMDYVKRLRLCIRWFQELELDYAFEQEKLKNAMEMNEKHCADLEVNLKVKEEELNMVIDELRKNFASVQVQLAKEQTEKLAANESLGKEREARIAVESLQAAITEELAKTQGELQTANQRIQAVNDMYKLLQEYNSSLQLYNSKLQGDLDEAHENIKRGEKERTGIVESIGNLKGQFKALQDQLAASKVSQDDVMKQKDELVNEIVSLKVEIQQVKDDRDRHITEIETLQAEATKQNDFKDTINELESKCSVQNKEIEELQDQLVASERKLQVADLSTFEKMNEFEEQKESIMELKGRLEEAELKLIEGEKLRKKLHNTIQELKGNIRVFCRVRPLLSGENSSEEAKTISYPTSLEALGRGIDLLQNGQSHCFTFDKVFVPSASQEDVFVEISQLVQSALDGYKVCIFAYGQTGSGKTYTMMGRPGNPDEKGLIPRCLEQIFQTRQSLRSQGWKYELQVSMLEIYNETIRDLLSTNKEAVRADNGVSPQKYAIKHDASGNTHVVELTVVDVRSSKQVSFLLDHAARNRSVGKTAMNEQSSRSHFVFTLKISGFNESTEQQVQGVLNLIDLAGSERLSKSGSTGDRLKETQAINKSLSSLGDVIFALAKKEDHVPFRNSKLTYLLQPCLGGDSKTLMFVNITPEPSSTGESLCSLRFAARVNACEIGTAHRHVNARPLDYRLSLG